A region of Selenomonadales bacterium 4137-cl DNA encodes the following proteins:
- the murF gene encoding UDP-N-acetylmuramoyl-tripeptide--D-alanyl-D-alanine ligase has translation MAEFTVSQILEATGGTLVGAVHRQTFGGVSTDTRTIKRGDLFIALKGDNFDGHDFILRAVENGAAGVIVSGRETYVPEKTTAILVPDTLAALQDLARYHRRRFDIPVVGITGSNGKTTTKDMTAAVLSGRLRVLKTQANYNNDIGLPQTLLGLDAGHQAAVVEMGMRARGEISRLAAVAAPTVAVITNVGETHVEVLGSVENIAAAKGELVEALAADGVAILNADLPLVRAMQAKTAARVVLYGLGPEAGVRAENIVAGERATAFDCVHPGGHFSVTVPAVGKHNIYNALAAIAVGLELGLSPDEINAGLATFQASAMRLAIETLGPYTVINDAYNASPLSMQAAVETLGTVARGRKVAVLGDMLELGELAAAAHSQVGEQLADNGVEVVVTVGEQARHIAAAALAGGVKVAVACEGHGEAAEALRKLLRPGDTVLVKGSRGMKMEKMLSVFK, from the coding sequence ATGGCCGAGTTCACCGTCAGCCAAATCCTCGAAGCCACCGGCGGCACGCTGGTCGGCGCGGTCCATCGCCAGACCTTCGGCGGCGTATCCACCGACACCCGCACCATCAAGCGCGGCGATCTCTTCATCGCCCTCAAGGGCGACAACTTCGACGGCCACGACTTTATCCTCAGGGCCGTCGAAAACGGCGCCGCCGGCGTCATCGTCTCCGGCCGCGAGACCTATGTCCCCGAAAAAACCACTGCCATCCTCGTGCCCGACACCCTCGCCGCCCTTCAGGATCTCGCCCGCTACCACCGCCGCCGCTTCGACATCCCCGTCGTCGGCATCACCGGCTCCAACGGCAAGACCACCACCAAGGACATGACCGCCGCCGTGCTGTCCGGCCGCCTGCGCGTCCTCAAAACCCAGGCCAATTACAACAACGACATCGGCCTGCCGCAGACCCTTCTCGGCCTTGACGCCGGCCACCAGGCCGCCGTCGTCGAAATGGGCATGCGGGCCCGCGGCGAAATAAGCCGCCTGGCCGCCGTCGCCGCTCCCACCGTCGCCGTCATCACCAATGTCGGCGAAACCCACGTCGAAGTGCTCGGCAGCGTCGAAAACATCGCCGCCGCCAAAGGCGAACTCGTCGAAGCCCTCGCCGCCGACGGCGTCGCCATCCTCAACGCCGACCTCCCCCTCGTCAGAGCCATGCAGGCCAAGACCGCCGCCCGCGTCGTCCTCTACGGCCTCGGCCCCGAAGCGGGCGTGCGGGCCGAAAACATCGTCGCCGGCGAACGCGCCACCGCCTTCGACTGCGTCCACCCCGGCGGCCACTTCTCCGTCACCGTGCCGGCCGTCGGCAAACACAACATCTACAACGCCCTCGCCGCCATCGCCGTCGGCCTCGAACTCGGTCTCAGCCCCGACGAAATCAACGCCGGCCTCGCCACCTTCCAGGCCAGCGCCATGCGCCTTGCCATCGAAACCCTCGGCCCCTACACCGTCATCAACGACGCCTACAACGCCAGCCCCCTCTCCATGCAGGCCGCCGTCGAGACCCTCGGCACGGTCGCCAGGGGCCGCAAAGTCGCCGTCCTCGGCGACATGCTCGAGCTCGGCGAACTCGCCGCCGCCGCCCACAGCCAGGTCGGCGAGCAGCTCGCCGACAACGGCGTCGAAGTCGTCGTCACCGTCGGCGAGCAGGCCCGCCACATCGCCGCCGCCGCCCTCGCGGGCGGCGTCAAGGTCGCCGTCGCCTGCGAAGGCCATGGCGAAGCCGCCGAAGCCCTCCGCAAACTCCTCCGCCCGGGGGATACGGTGCTGGTCAAAGGGTCGCGAGGCATGAAGATGGAAAAAATGTTATCGGTCTTCAAATAA
- a CDS encoding UDP-N-acetylmuramoyl-L-alanyl-D-glutamate--2,6-diaminopimelate ligase translates to MKTIQQLAAQLKDVHITGDAGREITSLAYDSRAVKPGALFVALAGSKADGHDFVAAACRQGAAAVLIDKDVPVDPGVVVLKVPDSRAAMLSIAPYFYDYPSRKLRLIGVTGTNGKTTTTHLIRAILRAAGYRVGLIGTIHTVIGEKTLPVKNTTPDVIDLQALFADMVVAGVTHVIMEVSSHAIALGRISGSEFDTGVYTNITRDHLDFHHTFENYIAAKAELFSLVSAPGATKGNKAAVVNTDDPAAAVMLAACRCRQLTYGVENPADLTAAAISVRARGASFTVKGPFGDLPLALKITGVFNVYNVLAAVGAALVEGVSPAVVKQALEEFASVPGRFELVDAGQPYTVIVDYAHTPDGLENILRTARQFATRRIIVVFGCGGDRDRTKRPIMGRLAMDYGDIVIATSDNPRSEDPAAILAEVEVGLKEKQTAAKGYEIIVDRRTAIARALRIAEPDDVVVIAGKGHETYQVLKDKTIDFDDRAVAREIIKELN, encoded by the coding sequence ATGAAAACCATCCAGCAGCTCGCCGCACAACTCAAAGACGTACACATCACTGGCGATGCCGGCCGGGAGATCACCTCCCTCGCCTACGACTCCAGGGCCGTCAAGCCCGGCGCCCTCTTCGTCGCCCTCGCCGGCTCCAAAGCCGACGGCCACGACTTCGTCGCCGCCGCCTGCCGCCAGGGCGCGGCCGCCGTCCTCATCGACAAAGACGTCCCCGTGGACCCGGGCGTCGTCGTCCTCAAGGTCCCCGACAGCCGCGCCGCCATGCTGTCTATCGCCCCGTACTTCTACGACTATCCCAGCCGCAAATTGCGGCTTATCGGCGTCACCGGCACCAACGGCAAAACCACCACCACCCACCTCATCCGCGCCATTTTGCGCGCCGCCGGGTACCGCGTCGGCCTCATCGGCACCATCCACACCGTCATCGGCGAAAAAACCCTCCCCGTCAAAAACACCACCCCCGACGTCATCGACCTCCAGGCTCTGTTCGCCGACATGGTCGTCGCCGGCGTCACCCACGTCATCATGGAAGTCTCCTCCCACGCCATCGCCCTCGGCCGCATCAGCGGCAGCGAATTCGACACCGGCGTCTACACCAACATCACCCGCGACCACCTCGACTTCCACCATACCTTCGAAAACTACATCGCCGCCAAAGCCGAGCTCTTCAGCCTCGTCTCGGCCCCTGGCGCGACGAAAGGCAATAAAGCCGCCGTCGTCAACACCGACGACCCGGCCGCCGCCGTCATGCTCGCCGCCTGCCGCTGCCGGCAGCTCACCTACGGCGTCGAAAACCCCGCCGACCTTACCGCCGCCGCCATCAGCGTCAGGGCCCGCGGCGCCTCCTTCACCGTAAAGGGGCCGTTCGGCGACCTGCCCCTCGCCCTCAAAATCACCGGCGTCTTCAACGTCTACAACGTCCTCGCCGCCGTCGGCGCCGCCCTTGTGGAAGGGGTCAGTCCGGCTGTCGTCAAACAGGCCCTCGAAGAGTTCGCCAGCGTCCCTGGCCGCTTCGAGCTCGTCGACGCCGGCCAGCCCTACACCGTCATCGTCGACTACGCCCACACCCCCGACGGTCTCGAAAACATCCTTCGCACCGCCCGCCAGTTCGCCACCCGGCGCATCATCGTCGTCTTCGGCTGCGGCGGCGACCGCGACCGCACCAAACGCCCCATCATGGGACGGCTGGCCATGGACTACGGCGACATCGTCATCGCCACCTCCGACAACCCCCGCAGCGAAGACCCGGCCGCCATCCTCGCCGAAGTCGAGGTCGGCCTCAAGGAAAAACAGACTGCCGCCAAAGGCTACGAAATAATCGTCGACCGCCGCACAGCCATTGCCCGCGCCCTCCGCATCGCCGAGCCCGACGACGTCGTCGTCATCGCCGGCAAAGGCCACGAAACCTACCAGGTCCTCAAAGACAAAACCATCGATTTCGACGACCGGGCCGTGGCCCGCGAAATCATCAAGGAGCTGAACTGA
- a CDS encoding stage V sporulation protein D, giving the protein MVSASHVTIRKRAAVLFLFVVLIMAGLAGRLVYLQSYRSPWLAESATDQRVREIPVEARRGVIYDRHGRELAVSVSSESVYAIPAEIRNPEETAARLAAILTLNQENLAAKLKKRQSFMWVKRKVEPDTALAVRRLGLPGIGLTQENRRHYPQGSLASHVLGFTGIDSQGLDGVELTFDGYLRGRPGAVVIEYDARGREIPQATHRYVPPVPGQNIYLTIDTVIQQIVERELEKVLRETQAQRVSIIAVDPASGEILALANKPDYDPNAFASFSPKLWRNNIVSNAYEPGSTFKIITTAAALGEKVVHPEDRFFDPGAVEVQGRHIHCWRHGGHGSQSFVEVVKNSCNVGFVNVGLRLGADAFYRHIAAFGFNKPTGVDLPGEARGLMVDHAKVKPINIATMAIGQSIAVTPIQLITAAAAIANDGQLLRPQIVREVHDKDGRVTRAFAPDPVARVLDPNTAQTVKGILEKVVEEGTGRNAYIEGFRIAGKTGTAQKVGERGYAQGRYVASFVGFAPADSPRIALLVIIDEPVGPYYGGLIAAPVFGAVMRDILQYLQIAPKIAPTGKHDQETHLTVPAVINLPVADAVSQLRQAGFAARVEEEGERVADQVPKPSSRVPAGASILLYTRTPRYGDGEITIPDLTGLTLREATALLAELGLLIGPEGGGGVADRQDPPPGGKAPSGSKVTVHFQEKPANIGNSGNTTIKAP; this is encoded by the coding sequence GTGGTATCTGCGTCGCACGTCACCATCCGCAAACGGGCGGCGGTGCTCTTTCTGTTCGTCGTCCTAATCATGGCCGGTCTCGCCGGCCGCCTCGTCTATCTACAATCCTACCGGAGCCCCTGGCTTGCGGAAAGCGCCACCGACCAACGGGTAAGGGAAATACCCGTCGAAGCGAGGCGCGGCGTCATCTACGACCGCCACGGCCGCGAACTGGCTGTCAGCGTCAGCAGCGAGTCGGTATACGCCATCCCCGCCGAAATACGTAATCCTGAGGAAACAGCAGCCAGATTGGCTGCTATTTTGACATTGAACCAGGAAAACCTGGCCGCAAAACTCAAAAAGCGCCAATCCTTCATGTGGGTCAAACGCAAGGTCGAGCCCGACACCGCCCTCGCGGTCCGCAGGCTTGGCCTGCCCGGCATTGGTCTCACCCAGGAAAACCGCCGCCACTACCCGCAGGGCAGCCTCGCTTCCCACGTCCTCGGCTTCACCGGGATTGACAGCCAGGGACTCGACGGCGTGGAACTTACCTTCGACGGCTACCTGCGCGGCCGCCCCGGCGCCGTGGTCATCGAATACGACGCCCGGGGCCGGGAGATACCCCAGGCCACCCACCGTTACGTCCCGCCCGTTCCCGGCCAGAACATCTATCTCACCATCGACACCGTCATCCAGCAGATCGTCGAACGCGAACTCGAAAAAGTCCTGCGTGAAACCCAGGCCCAGCGGGTCAGCATAATCGCCGTCGACCCCGCCAGCGGCGAAATCCTCGCCCTCGCCAACAAACCCGACTACGACCCCAACGCCTTCGCCTCCTTCAGCCCCAAGCTGTGGCGCAACAACATCGTCTCCAACGCCTACGAACCGGGCTCGACCTTCAAAATAATCACCACCGCCGCCGCCCTGGGCGAAAAAGTCGTCCACCCCGAGGACCGCTTCTTCGACCCCGGCGCCGTCGAGGTCCAGGGCCGGCACATCCACTGCTGGCGCCACGGCGGCCACGGCAGCCAGAGCTTTGTCGAAGTCGTCAAAAACTCCTGCAACGTCGGCTTCGTCAACGTCGGCCTGCGGCTCGGCGCCGACGCCTTCTACCGCCACATCGCCGCCTTCGGCTTCAACAAACCCACCGGCGTCGACCTTCCCGGCGAAGCCCGCGGCCTCATGGTCGACCACGCCAAAGTCAAGCCCATCAACATCGCCACCATGGCCATCGGTCAGAGCATCGCCGTCACCCCTATCCAGCTCATCACCGCCGCCGCCGCCATCGCCAACGACGGCCAGCTCCTCAGACCCCAGATCGTCAGGGAAGTGCACGACAAAGACGGCCGCGTCACCCGCGCCTTCGCCCCAGACCCGGTCGCCAGAGTGCTCGACCCCAATACCGCTCAAACCGTAAAAGGAATTTTGGAAAAAGTTGTTGAAGAAGGAACAGGCAGAAACGCTTACATAGAAGGCTTCCGCATCGCCGGTAAAACCGGCACCGCCCAGAAAGTGGGGGAGAGGGGCTACGCCCAGGGGCGCTACGTCGCCTCCTTTGTCGGCTTCGCCCCCGCCGACAGTCCCAGGATAGCCCTCCTCGTCATTATCGACGAACCTGTAGGGCCATACTACGGCGGCCTCATCGCCGCCCCCGTCTTCGGCGCCGTAATGCGCGACATCCTCCAATACCTCCAGATCGCGCCCAAGATCGCCCCGACCGGTAAGCACGACCAGGAAACCCACCTCACCGTCCCCGCCGTCATCAACCTCCCCGTCGCCGACGCCGTCAGCCAGCTCCGGCAGGCCGGCTTCGCCGCCAGGGTCGAGGAAGAAGGGGAGCGGGTCGCCGACCAGGTTCCCAAACCCTCAAGCCGCGTCCCCGCCGGCGCCAGCATCCTCCTCTACACCCGGACCCCCCGGTATGGCGACGGTGAAATCACCATTCCCGACCTTACCGGCCTCACCCTCCGCGAAGCGACCGCCCTCCTCGCCGAACTCGGCCTCCTCATCGGGCCGGAAGGCGGCGGCGGCGTCGCCGACCGTCAGGACCCGCCGCCCGGCGGCAAAGCTCCCTCAGGCAGTAAGGTGACGGTGCATTTCCAGGAGAAGCCGGCTAATATTGGTAATTCAGGTAATACTACTATAAAAGCCCCATAA
- a CDS encoding cell division protein FtsL yields the protein MLVNRKQEWVQPPEPERAPLAVAIAQPRPYPSLRKQFLQLVLLAAALAMLITMHSAVMVRTGYDLVEMKAQAATMERENELLRLEIAKLKSPQRIQQIATKQLGMVTPQNTYYATAAPSSAVKVAGEKSGKVVGMLGLNKAEASKRR from the coding sequence ATGTTAGTGAATCGCAAGCAAGAGTGGGTGCAGCCGCCGGAACCCGAACGGGCCCCGCTCGCCGTAGCCATAGCGCAACCGCGGCCTTATCCGAGCCTCAGGAAACAATTTTTGCAGCTCGTACTGCTGGCCGCCGCCCTCGCCATGCTCATCACCATGCACAGCGCCGTGATGGTGCGGACCGGCTACGACCTTGTCGAAATGAAAGCCCAGGCCGCCACAATGGAGCGGGAGAACGAACTTCTTCGCCTGGAGATCGCCAAACTTAAATCGCCGCAGCGCATCCAGCAGATCGCCACCAAACAACTCGGCATGGTTACCCCGCAAAACACTTACTACGCGACCGCCGCCCCGTCCTCCGCCGTCAAAGTGGCCGGCGAAAAGAGCGGCAAAGTGGTCGGCATGCTCGGACTAAACAAAGCGGAGGCGAGCAAAAGGCGCTAA
- the rsmH gene encoding 16S rRNA (cytosine(1402)-N(4))-methyltransferase RsmH, with amino-acid sequence MDFQHTSVLLAETVAALVTDPAGIYVDCTLGGGGHAAAVTGRLSPEAWFIGIDQDPAALQAAQARLRNASCRVTAVHGNFSGLGAILDDLGVPAATGILFDLGVSSHQLDVAERGFSYMHDGPLDMRMNPSDALTASEIVNTWDEDRLAKIIFDYGEERWAKKIARTIVAERVRRPLATTGELVETIKKAIPAAARREGPHPAKRTFQAIRIAVNDELGILRAALETAALRLVSGGRLCVITFHSLEDRIAKQTIQDLAKGCLCPKDFPVCVCGNTPKVKALGKPVPPSPAELEANPRSRSAKLRVAEKV; translated from the coding sequence ATGGACTTTCAACACACAAGCGTACTTCTCGCAGAAACGGTCGCCGCACTGGTCACCGACCCGGCCGGCATCTACGTGGACTGCACCCTGGGGGGCGGCGGGCATGCCGCGGCCGTCACCGGGCGCCTCAGTCCCGAGGCCTGGTTCATCGGCATCGACCAAGACCCGGCGGCTCTCCAGGCCGCCCAGGCCCGGCTGCGGAATGCTTCCTGCCGGGTTACCGCCGTCCACGGCAATTTTTCCGGCCTTGGCGCCATCCTCGACGACCTCGGCGTACCGGCCGCCACCGGCATCCTCTTCGACCTCGGCGTCTCCTCCCATCAGCTCGACGTCGCCGAACGCGGCTTTTCCTACATGCACGACGGCCCGCTCGACATGCGCATGAACCCCAGCGACGCCCTCACCGCCAGTGAAATCGTCAACACCTGGGACGAAGACCGTCTCGCCAAAATAATCTTCGACTACGGCGAAGAACGCTGGGCGAAAAAAATTGCCCGCACCATCGTCGCCGAACGGGTCCGCCGCCCACTCGCCACCACCGGCGAGCTCGTGGAAACAATCAAGAAGGCCATCCCCGCGGCCGCCCGCCGCGAAGGCCCCCATCCCGCCAAACGGACCTTCCAGGCCATCCGCATCGCCGTCAACGACGAACTCGGCATCCTTCGCGCCGCCCTCGAAACAGCCGCTCTCAGGCTCGTCTCCGGTGGCCGGTTATGCGTAATCACCTTTCACTCCCTCGAAGACCGCATCGCCAAACAGACTATCCAGGACCTGGCGAAAGGCTGTCTCTGTCCCAAGGACTTCCCCGTCTGCGTCTGCGGCAACACCCCCAAAGTCAAGGCCCTCGGCAAGCCGGTCCCCCCATCGCCGGCCGAGCTGGAGGCCAATCCCCGCTCCCGCAGCGCCAAACTCAGGGTGGCGGAAAAGGTATAA